The Thermodesulfovibrionales bacterium DNA window CCACGAGGGGCACAAAGACGCAGGGGGTATGATATTCTCTGTATAGTCTTCCCTTCTCCTTTACCGTCTTCTCAAGCTGCTGTGAAAATCTGTCTCCGACGGGCGCCAGGATTATCCCGCCTTCTGCAAGCTGCTCAACGAGGGGTTGGGGGATTTCGGGAGCTGCTGCCGTAATGAGGACCC harbors:
- a CDS encoding protein-L-isoaspartate O-methyltransferase; amino-acid sequence: VLITAAAPEIPQPLVEQLAEGGIILAPVGDRFSQQLEKTVKEKGRLYREYHTPCVFVPLVGKYGWKG